Proteins encoded in a region of the Loxodonta africana isolate mLoxAfr1 chromosome 22, mLoxAfr1.hap2, whole genome shotgun sequence genome:
- the LOC100674209 gene encoding olfactory receptor 10AG1-like, which yields MLLKTVIKLIILNLPYPQMESKSKAEKSNTTTVTEFTLVGFSDIPNLQWILFGIFFVIYLMILLGNSIIILITRIDPTLQNPMYFFLANFSFLEICYVTATVPRMLRDIWTQKGNIYFLACATQMYFVLMFGGTECFLLTVMAYDRYVAICNPLNYSLVMNHKVCIQLVAGSWISGIPVEIGQICQIFSLTFCGSSKINHFFCDIPPILKLACGDTFVNEMAVYIVSVVFLMVPFLLIVASYGKIISSILKLSSARGRAKAFSTCSSHLTVVVLFYGTAAINYLQPTSNKPEGLRKLLSLFYTILTPMMNPIIYSLRNKDVMVALKKLLLNY from the coding sequence ATGCTCTTAAAAACTGTGATTAAATTAATCATCTTGAATTTACCATATCCACAGATGGAAAGCAAATCAAAAGCAGAAAAATCAAATACTACTACAGTTACAGAGTTTACACTCGTGGGGTTTTCTGATATACCCAATCTTCAGTGGATTCTCTTTGGGATATTTTTTGTCATATATCTGATGATTTTGTTGGGCAATAGCATCATAATACTGATAACAAGAATTGATCCTACTCTGCAGAatcccatgtatttttttcttgccaaTTTTTCCTTCTTGGAAATATGTTATGTAACAGCCACTGTCCCAAGAATGCTCAGGGACATTTGGACCCAGAAAGGAAATATTTACTTTTTGGCCTGTGCTACGCAAATGTATTTTGTTCTTATGTTTGGAGGCACAGAGTGTTTCCTCCTgacagtgatggcctatgaccgctatgtggccatttgtaacccTCTGAACTATTCTCTAGTAATGAACCACAAAGTCTGTATCCAGCTCGTGGCTGGCTCCTGGATCAGTGGAATTCCAGTCGAAATTGGACAAATATGTCAAATTTTCTCTTTGACCTTTTGTGGGTCTAGCAAAAttaatcatttcttctgtgacATCCCCCCAATACTAAAACTTGCTTGTGGGGACACATTTGTAAATGAGATGGCAGTCTATATAGTTTCTGTGGTGTTTTTAATGGTTCCGTTTCTGTTGATCGTTGCCTCCTATGGCAAAATTATCTCCAGTATTCTGAAATTGTCCTCAGCCAGAGGGAGGgccaaagccttctccacctgctctTCTCATCTTACAGTTGTAGTCTTATTCTATGGAACAGCTGCTATCAATTATTTACAGCCCACATCAAATAAACCTGAAGGACTGAGGAAGCtcctttctcttttctacacAATTTTGACACCAATGATGAATCCCATCATATATAGTCTGAGGAACAAAGATGTCATGGTGGCACTGAAGAAATTACTACTTAATTACTAA